Proteins from a genomic interval of Plasmodium sp. gorilla clade G2 genome assembly, chromosome: 10:
- a CDS encoding serine/threonine protein phosphatase 8, putative, with protein MEKYSKVVKKNEALMNSSSMEGSDYKKISMKDGVYIKNCNLNNTYNNNNNRCVVKRSFMPIETYEDIKKKDINENYYNNYINYDCQHHNNIFTNYTNDNYNTNCLKKYDNLNKYYMIPNNKNNEHTYEYPNYHVNNKLKHKNINKHFNDTYIYKTSEYNYKHVINKDTPYNIYPIHNNIPYIHNMKNTHIIKNKNCEFKDISQNLYLSSNPYISLDSYDNIYAPQMVKYPINLNENIFMNTKKKNSYSVQIYKQINNNNMDSHMNKMNEHIHDEGRKNYELKEYPHYIYQYNGNMTNIYDIKDNICELDKKQSISCQLEGSDNKMDDSKDSMKGNINDINRDDKNKNTNNDDNKNTNNNDDNKITNNDDNNNICNITMCDEKNNFMEWMSHNKLMKNIVASYNENINIENHGLFNLLFDIYGFNKDIFKEYLLNNNEETIKDVIKNILDELSNEKNNKISEKLIFLKYLFNEYGHTEYPNLISLKNFKLIFKNYKNIFSSDKIVLFIFNCLDRGKRYHITQTDFIIGMLACSPQINNDISDDTGKLRHQLIFRAYDLDRDGYLNDNEFLVFLYHIYELSKNLQYSKLKNDKKKLKEFVIKEKNKIMKDKQKISYDLFYHLVLTKQIQGTTNLLRSNYDVSSVVKKYFLYTYAKNFISDTYINMDTSFFITTRKNIQNGKEKALNLINGQCDMDIINHDKVISNDEDNEKDNYVTNKDDKVDEEKKETHIEDNSEDNSVDNSVDNFVDSISNNNSYADVNKCMVEMNIPCDEYEKNVEENPSECIREMIHSENEEAEGCVEIKEEIKGEEKVTKNVDETKGDVISIDETNNDNIITKDKMTNQDLLYDNNNDNEHIKNNSSNEEYLTNQLKDQINSCNEKEDNLKKTENLDEEDIAQNCSNISYLPNNNNNNNIVNLSGVDIQNGNDERNVIYNMNDNLYDNVAKDRYNHFEHDQKYINNTKNINENNNNNNNNNNNDSINNSNDNIYCNTNVSYNNINKPISNNKNIENDKKIFPSYNEQNNLINMNKKLPHFGRREDIQYNMINNKELHIEHIIEDKIERIKILVKIYREKYITDHRLNTLNQDIAFKIFSIFYKVCYGKKRHTYTSFFENFQICTYNDILLLCDEVAKLFKIENSLEENVSLPCKVFGDIHGNLYDILDFFNLYNWPMHNNKNLLLTETDLRKFEYMNNDKNINVDKKNDIQYNDNDIKYIFLGNLINRGNYSLEVICLLFSLKILFPKHIYLLRGNHEDRLFNYIYGFYKDIEIKMKTNMEYMGIINYQEQVISAHSYELFNRINDVFEFFPLGVLLDKNILCIHGGIGDSVMTISDYQHIHKPILIPQNVDRYSNNKSERVKKIIIDTLWSDPINYNDELDLQLLKNSATYDIIPSRRGNITFKFGKHRLNDFLKNNQLKLIIRGHECVQEGYKYNYKRKLLTLFSAQNYCNKYKNNASNAFIVKKNKNIIIFNQILKYQQNCNIPINNQNEQLTINQLTKNHIYNHKENDMQTSPLFNNRHLTKKTFASQGYLSKCDEQLDDQLNNKCSRKNYPDENKYLNIGVDKNDMNGSGDNENFNNDVDKNDMNGSGDNENFNNDVDKNYMNSSGDNKNLNNIDKNDMNSSGDNKEDLNNSSSVPTTNINELNKNGGISICENEVLMNNKYMVGSNMSEQSRDSVENVASNNNMEINTVNQISKGIIKKKWRDTRTNQNLNSNKINRNNNSEVTNIMGSVNMCKEVEYEEDDKIKEEVQRVEQNDIQNGVHNISMNEINSDKIKSNNINDNTYDKNDSTVFSFEHKKEYDEKEQRNLERADSEKKKNVNDDYEFYSYDEIYINSLINSKIWDKNDDDYKIIERKDTNDELYKIEDELQKQVNIHNVINEFFNNEEIYQEKTDSNYNMSNENDSISGDNENSKKNYYSKLSKMNEMYNNTDNDCDKREEKMSDMNSIDFINELTSKSLDFMMPPNLGLGNRTQLKKDMSIKENNKDQRNTVTTLKSLRGDNNIKDSPNKMQMQCLPPDPKPQTKITFQKSLEKINDS; from the exons atggaaaaatataGTAAGGtggttaaaaaaaatgaagcaCTTATGAATTCTTCTTCAATGGAAGGATcagattataaaaaaatttcaatGAAAGATggtgtatatataaagaattgtaatttaaataatacatataataataataataatagatgTGTTGTTAAGAGGAGTTTTATGCCTATTGAAACatatgaagatataaaaaaaaaagatataaatgagaattattataataattatattaattatgatTGTCaacatcataataatatatttaccaATTACACAAACGATAATTACAATACAAactgtttaaaaaaatatgataatctcaataaatattatatgataccAAACAATAAGAATAATGAACATACATATGAATATCCCAATTATCATGTTAAcaataaattaaaacataaaaatataaataaacattttaatgatacatatatatataaaacatcagaatataattataaacatGTCATAAATAAAGACACaccttataatatatatcctattcataataatataccttatattcataatatgaaaaatactcatataataaaaaataaaaattgtgAATTCAAGGATATCTCAcaaaatttatatctttcTTCTAATCCTTATATTTCGTTAGACTCATATGACAACATATATGCTCCTCAAATGGTGAAGTACCCaattaatttaaatgaaaatatttttatgaatacaaaaaaaaagaattcttATTCAGTGCAAATatacaaacaaataaataataataatatggatagtCACATgaataaaatgaatgaacACATCCATGATGAgggaagaaaaaattatgaattaaaagaatatcCTCATTATATATACCAATATAATGGTAATATGACCAACATTTATGATATAAAGGATAATATTTGTGAGTTAGATAAGAAACAAAGTATATCATGTCAACTGGAAGGGAGCGACAATAAAATGGATGATAGTAAGGATAGCATGAAAGGAAAcattaatgatataaatagggatgacaaaaataaaaatactaataatgatgataataaaaatactaataataatgatgacaataaaatcacaaataatgatgataataataatatatgtaatattactatgtgtgatgaaaaaaataattttatggaATGGATGTCACATAACAAACTGATGAAGAATATTGTAGCTTCATATAatgagaatataaatatagaaaaccATGGTTTattcaatttattatttgatatatatggatttaataaagatattttcaaagaatatttattaaataataatgaagagaCAATAAAagatgttataaaaaatatacttgATGAATTATCgaatgaaaagaataataaaatatcagaaaaattaatttttttaaaatatttatttaatgagTATGGTCATACAGAATATCCAAATTTAAtatctttaaaaaattttaaattaatttttaaaaattataaaaatatattttcttcagacaaaattgtattatttatatttaattgtttAGATAGAGGAAAAAGATATCATATAACACAAACAGATTTTATTATTGGTATGCTTGCATGTAGCCCTcaaattaataatgatatttcTGATGATACAGGCAAATTACGTCATCAATTAATTTTTAGAGCATACGATTTAGATAGAGATGGATATCTCAATGATAATGAGTTTCTTGTTTTcttatatcatatttatgaactctcaaaaaatttacaatattcaaaattaaaaaatgataaaaagaaattgaaAGAATTTGTtataaaagagaaaaataaaattatgaaagataaacaaaaaataagttatgatttattttatcatctaGTTCTTACTAAACAAATTCAAGGCACTACAAATTTACTCAGATCTAATTATGATGTATCTTCAGTtgtcaaaaaatattttctttacacATATgctaaaaattttatatcagacacatatattaatatggatACCTCTTTCTTTATAACCACAAGAAAGAATATTCAAAATGGAAAAGAGAAAGCATTAAATTTGATAAATGGTCAATGTGATATGGATATTATAAATCATGATAAAGTCATAAGTAATGACGAAGACAATGAAAAGGATAATTATGTGACAAACAAGGATGATAAGgtagatgaagaaaaaaaagaaacacaTATTGAAGATAATTCGGAAGATAATTCTGTAGATAATTCTGTAGATAATTTTGTAGATagtatatcaaataataacaGTTATGCTGATGTAAACAAATGCATGGTCGAAATGAATATTCCATGCGATGAATATGAAAAGAATGTAGAAGAGAACCCATCTGAATGTATACGTGAAATGATTCATtcagaaaatgaagaagcaGAAGGGTGTGTAGAGATAAAGGAGGAGATAAAAGGAGAAGAGAAGGTTACAAAAAATGTGGATGAAACAAAGGGAGATGTTATAAGTATAGATGAaacaaataatgataatataattacaaaAGACAAAATGACAAATCAAGATCTTTTATATGAtaacaataatgataatgaacatataaaaaacaatTCATCAAATGAGGAATATCTTACTAACCAATTAAAGGATCAGATAAATAGCTGCaatgaaaaagaagataatttaaaaaaaactgAAAATTTagatgaagaagatataGCTCAAAATTGTAGTAATATATCATATCTTCcaaataacaacaataataataatattgtgaATTTAAGTGGTGTGGATATACAAAATGGTAATGACGAAagaaatgtaatatataatatgaatgataatttatatgataatgtTGCCAAAGATAGATATAATCATTTCGAACATGatcagaaatatataaataatacaaaaaatatcaatgaaaataataataataataataataataataataatgatagtataaataatagtaatgataatatatattgtaatacAAATGTAtcatataacaatattaataaacctattagtaataataaaaatatagaaaatgataagaaaatattCCCCTCAtataatgaacaaaataatttaataaatatgaataaaaaattacCACATTTTGGAAGAAGAGAAGATATACAATATAACATGATTAACAATAAAGAATTACATATAGAACATATTATAGAAGATAAAATAgaaagaattaaaatattagtcaaaatatatagagaaaaatatattacagaTCATAGATTAAATACATTAAATCAAGATATAGCATTCAAAATATTTAGTATCTTTTATAAAGTATGttatggaaaaaaaagacaTACATATACATCCTTCTTTGAAAATTTTCAGATATGTACATACAATgatattcttcttttatgTGATGAAGTTgctaaattatttaaaattgaaAACTCATTAGAAGAAAATGTTTCTTTACCTTGTAAAGTTTTTGGTGATATACATGgaaatttatatgatatattggacttttttaatttatataattggcctatgcataataataaaaatttattactCACTGAAACAGATTTAAGAAAATttgaatatatgaataatgataaaaatataaatgtagataaaaagaatgatatacaatataatgataatgatattaaatatatctttttaggaaatttaataaatagaGGTAATTATTCTTTAGAAGTTATTTGCTTGCTATTCagtttaaaaattttatttccaaaacatatttatcttttaagAGGTAATCATGAAGAtagattatttaattatatttatggatTCTATAAAGATAtcgaaataaaaatgaaaactaatatggaatatatgggtattataaattatcaaGAACAAGTTATTTCTGCTCATTCATATGAACTATTCAATAGAATTAATGATGTTTTTGAATTCTTCCCATTAGGTGTTTtattagataaaaatatcttATGTATACATGGTGGTATAGGTGATAGTGTTATGACTATTTCAGATTATCAACATATACATAAACCTATTTTAATTCCACAAAATGTAGATAgatatagtaataataaaagcgAACGtgtcaaaaaaattattattgataCTCTGTGGTCTGATcctattaattataatgatgaacTAGATTtacaattattaaaaaattcagCCACTTATGATATAATACCATCCAGAAGAGGAAATATCACATTCAAATTTGGAAAACATAGACTTAATgatttcttaaaaaataatcaacTCAAATTAATTATAAGAGGACATGAATGTGTTCAAGaaggatataaatataattacaaaAGAAAATTGCTAACCCTCTTTTCAGCACAAAATTATtgtaacaaatataaaaataatgcaTCCAATGCATTCAttgtcaaaaaaaataaaaatattattatctttaaccaaatattaaaatatcaaCAAAATTGTAATATACCCATAAACAATCAAAATGAACAACTCACCATAAATCAGTTAACAAaaaatcatatttataatcataAAGAGAATGATATGCAAACCTCTCCACTTTTTAACAATAGACATCTCACAAAGAAAACATTTGCTTCTCAAGGATATTTGTCAAAATGTGATGAACAACTGGATGATCAATTGAACAACAAATGTTCTAGAAAAAATTATCCAGATGAGAATAAATATTTGAACATTGGTGtggataaaaatgatatgaaCGGTTCAGGagataatgaaaattttaaCAATGATGtggataaaaatgatatgaaCGGTTCAGGagataatgaaaattttaaCAATGATGtggataaaaattatatgaacagTTCAggagataataaaaatttgaacaatatagataaaaatgatatgaaCAGTTCAGGtgataataaagaagatCTTAATAATAGTAGCAGTGTGCCCACGACTAACATAAATGAGCTTAATAAAAATGGTGGAATAAGTATTTGCGAAAATGAAGTATtgatgaataataaatatatggtgGGTTCAAATATGAGTGAACAAAGTAGAGACAGTGTTGAAAATGTGGctagtaataataacatgGAAATAAATACAGTAAATCAAATAAGTAAaggtataataaaaaaaaagtggaGAGACACAAGAACGAATCAGAATTTGAATTcgaataaaattaataggAATAACAATTCGGAAGTGACTAATATTATGGGATCTGTTAATATGTGTAAAGAAGTTGAatatgaagaagatgataaGATAAAAGAGGAGGTACAAAGGGTCGAACAAAACGATATACAAAATGGTGTACATAATATTTCAATGAATGAGATAAATagtgataaaataaaaagtaataatattaatgataatacatATGATAAGAATGATTCAACAGTATTTTCTTTTgaacataaaaaagaatatgatgaaaaagaaCAAAGAAACTTGGAAAGAGCAGATtctgaaaaaaagaaaaatgtaaatgatgattatgaattttatagttatgatgaaatatatattaatagttTAATAAATAGTAAAATATgggataaaaatgatgatgattataaaataatagaaaGGAAAGATACAAATGATGAGTTATATAAAATCGAAGATGAATTACAAAAACAagttaatatacataatgttataaatgaattctttaataatgaagaaatttATCAAGAAAAAACAGATAGTAATTATAACATGtcaaatgaaaatgatagtATATCAGGAGATAAtgaaaattcaaaaaaaaactattattcaaaattatcaaaaatgaatgaaatgtataataatacagaTAATGATTGTGATAAAAGAGAAGAGAAAATGAGCGACATGAATTCTATAGATTTCATAAATGAATTGACATCAAAGTCATTAGATTTTATGATGCCACCTAATTTAGGTTTAGGTAATAGAACTCAATTAAAAAAGGATATGAGCataaaggaaaataataagGATCAAAGGAATACTGTTACTACCTTGAAATCATTAAGAGGggacaataatataaaggatTCACCaaataa gATGCAAATGCAGTGCTTGCCACCTGATCCAAAACCTCAAACAAAAATTACTTTTCAAAAAAGTTTAGAGAAAATTAATGATTCGTAG
- a CDS encoding 26S proteasome regulatory subunit p55, putative: MDDNTANIIGSHDNILTDPRIAQDCSAETDELLNKAEQYCKVGDFEIILEELIVLEKKCRQSYDGISTSKICCFILNKYKDLGNYSKVNEYLIFFNKKRGQLKRTIIDIINLCKGWIEDISNKEDKLNLINTLCIVSEGKIFVEVERSDVMRMLSKIKEEDGNIEEAANILQDVQVETFISMNKRDKTEYILEQMRLVLLRKDFIRCHVISRKINPSLLNTEEFADLKLKYYMYMIQYYINEESYSDVAKCYEERFHTDIVLNDRNLWIDELKCYILFLILSPYEEQQNKLSNLLKMQKKKLKEIPIYQNLVQDFIEQDLIQWPLPYEEELFTFFIFNDSIFLGGQKRKDFFKKKVMHHNIHIISNCYDQISLNRLAQLLNASVQESENLLSELVSGKFINSKIDRLNGIIKFGQKNNPENLLNSWSSQINDILDLLEESSHLIQKERMLHEAKLKRIQLENKNMTL, encoded by the exons aTGGATGATAATACAGCTAACATAATTGGATCTcatgataatattttgacAGACCCAAGGATAGCACAAGATTGTAGTGCTGAGACGGATGAATTGTTGAATAAAGCAGAACAATATTGCAag GTTGGAGATTTTGAAATTATTTTGGAGGAACTTATAGTGctagaaaaaaaatgcaGACAATCATATGATGGTATATCTACTAGTAAGATATGTTGCTTTAttcttaataaatataaagatctTGGAAACTATAGTAAGGTGAATGAATATCTGATATTTTTTAACAAGAAAAGAGGTCAATTAAAAAGAACAAtaatagatataataaatttatgtaAGGGATGGATAGAAGATATTtcaaataaagaagataaattaaatttaataaatacattatGTATTGTTAGTGAAGGTAAAATATTTGTAGAAGTAGAAAGATCTGATGTCATGCGTATgttatcaaaaataaaagaagaagatggTAATATTGAAGAAGCAGCTAATATATTACAAGATGTTCAAGTAGAAACTTTTATATCAATGAATAAAAGAGATAAAacagaatatatattagaacAAATGAGATTAGTATTATTAAGAAAAGATTTTATTAGATGTCATGTTATAAGCAGAAAAATTAATCCCTCTTTATTAAATACAGAAGAATTTGCtgatttaaaattaaaatattatatgtatatgatccaatattatattaatgaagAATCTTATTCTGATGTAGCCAAATGTTATGAAGAAAGATTTCATACAGATATTGTTTTAAATGATCGAAATTTATGGATTGATGaattaaaatgttatattttatttttaatattatcaccATATGAAGaacaacaaaataaattatcaaatttattaaaaatgcaaaaaaaaaaattaaaagaaataccTATATATCAAAATCTTGTACAAGATTTTATTGAACAAGATTTAATACAATGGCCTTTACCATATGAAGAAGAATTATTtacattctttatatttaatgattCCATATTTCTAGGAGGACAAAAGAGAAAAgatttctttaaaaaaaaagtaatgcatcataatatacatattatatctaACTGTTATGATCAAATCTCTTTAAATAGATTAGCTCAGTTATTAAATGCATCTGTTCAAGAATCtgaaaatttattatcagAATTAGTATCTGGAAAATTTATCAATTCTAAAATAGATAGATTAAAtggtattataaaatttggacaaaaaaataatcctGAAAATTTATTGAATTCATGGTCTTCACAAATTAACGATATATTAGATCTACTAGAAGAATCCTCACACTTAATACAAAAAGAAAGAATGTTACATGAAGCAAAGTTAAAAAGAATACAacttgaaaataaaaatatgacactataa
- a CDS encoding tRNA pseudouridine synthase,putative has protein sequence MVILLLLAIICSYNITSYPCLTYKRKKNFHYLEIFKNEKEENSLKNYIDRYKLIKRNRLNIYPFKKNNLINTLKNGNYNFSKYIKKDGFYTTKFIVQLSLFCKEKKKRNNEKKKIFNNSNCYRYSYSYIVVYSNEGLLRHSRCTPQYTKNIFDNRCKGCRVKEGKNINIFGFYNTNNRRIHNYSLDISRSDENETSDKIKNKNKRGEKLIKHNNNDNINKDDDNNNNNNNMDRMDNISIKKDSACSNNLQINHNNNNMNKSNNGDHINTSKDERSFENVLNQYNKDLILSKSKIVHLDFPVCRMNSSNMVTMDDIFYGGFLNIYKPVKLYSMKVCEKIKRILKDYFYKLYKKKVNIKVGHGGTLDPFAEGVLIIGIQQGTKKLSDFLKCYKKYLALSIFGYETDTLDREGKIIKEEHVIHKKLKKQDILTNLQKFIGNIEQYPPIYSAKRFKGLRLYEYARKNISVQIKPSNVYIKDIQYYNQIDFPFFDFYIHCSGGTYIRSLIRDFANSLNTNATLIKLVRIEQNEFNYKNSLHYDDINLDNIKKYFIKL, from the coding sequence atggtaATCCTCCTCTTACTTGCTATAATATgctcatataatataacatcatATCCATGCTTAacttataaaagaaaaaaaaactttcattatttagaaatatttaaaaatgagaaagaggagaattctttaaaaaattacattGATAGATATAAACTTATAAAAAGGAATCGtttgaatatatatccttttaaaaaaaataatttaataaatacgttaaaaaatggaaattaTAATTTCAGTAAGTATATTAAGAAGGATGGTTTTTATACAACAAAATTTATAGTACAATTAAGTTTATTTtgtaaagaaaagaaaaaaagaaacaatgaaaaaaaaaaaatatttaataatagtaattgtTATCGTTATAGTTATAGTTATATTGTTGTGTATTCTAATGAGGGTCTTCTTCGACATTCTAGATGCACACCacaatatacaaaaaatatttttgataataGGTGCAAAGGTTGTAGGGTGAAGGagggaaaaaatataaatatctttggattttataatacaaataatagaCGAATTCATAATTATTCCTTGGATATTAGCAGATCTGATGAAAATGAGACAagtgataaaataaaaaacaaaaataaaagaggagaaaaattaataaaacataataataatgataatattaataaggatgatgataataataataataataataatatggatcgtatggataatatatctataaaaaaagatagtGCATGCAGTAATAATCTACaaataaatcataataataataatatgaataagtCAAATAATGGtgatcatataaatacatcCAAAGATGAACGTTCCTTTGAAAATGTTCTGAaccaatataataaagacTTAATTTTAAGTAAGAGCAAAATTGTACATTTAGATTTTCCAGTTTGTAGAATGAATTCTTCAAATATGGTTACAATggatgatatattttatggtggttttttaaatatatataaacctgTGAAATTATATTCGATGAAAGTGtgtgaaaaaattaaaagaatattaaaagattatttttataaattatataaaaaaaaagttaataTAAAAGTAGGACATGGTGGCACCTTAGATCCATTTGCTGAAGGTGTTTTAATAATAGGAATACAACAAGGTACCAAAAAATTATcagattttttaaaatgttataaaaagtATTTAGCTCTATCAATTTTTGGATATGAAACAGATACATTAGATAGAGAaggaaaaattattaaagaaGAACATGTTATTcataagaaattaaaaaaacagGATATACTAACAAATTTACAAAAATTTATAGGAAATATAGAACAATATCCACCTATATATTCAGCAAAACGTTTCAAAGGTTTAagattatatgaatatgcaagaaaaaatatatctgtaCAAATTAAACCTagtaatgtatatattaaagatattcaatattataatcaaatcgattttccttttttcgatttttatatacattgtTCTGGAGGTACATATATAAGAAGTCTCATAAGAGATTTCGCAAATTCTTTGAATACAAATGCGACTTTAATAAAACTCGTAAGAATTGAACAAAAtgaatttaattataaaaactcTCTTCACTATGATGACATAAAccttgataatataaaaaaatattttatcaagTTGTGA
- a CDS encoding PHF5-like protein, putative, translating to MAAKHHPDLIMCRKQPGIAIGRLCEKCDGKCPICDSYVRPYTLVRICDECNYGSYQGRCIICGGTGISDAYYCKECCLCEKDRDGCPKIVNLGSAKTDLFYENKKYEFKKQ from the exons atGGCAGCAAAACATc ATCCTGATTTAATTATGTGCCGAAAACAACCAGGAAtag cTATTGGAAGATTATGTGAAAAATGTGATGGTAAATGTCCAATTTGTGATTCATATGTAAGGCCATATACACTCGTACGTATATGCGACGAATGTAATTATGGAAGTTATCAA gGACGATGTATTATTTGTGGAGGCACAGGAATATCCGACGCATATTATTGTAAGGAATGTTGTCTATGTGAAAAAGAT AGGGATGGGTGCCCCAAAATCGTAAACCTAGGAAGTGCAAAAACTGAtcttttttatgaaaataaaaaatatgaatttaagaaacaataa